The following proteins are encoded in a genomic region of Bacillus sp. Marseille-Q1617:
- the lpdA gene encoding dihydrolipoyl dehydrogenase codes for MAQEYDLVILGGGTGGYVAAIRASQLGLKTAIVEKGKLGGTCLHRGCIPSKALLRSAEVYATAKHSDSFGVKINGVELDFEKVQSRKDGIVEQLHKGVQHLMKQGKIDVFEGIGRILGPSIFSPMPGTISVEMNNGEENEMLIPKNVIVATGSRPRSLPGLDIDGDYVLSSDEALSLEQLPKSIIIVGGGVIGIEWASMLSDFDVEVTVVEYADKIVPTEDHEISKEMQRLMKKKGVKIVTGAKVLPESLQKGDGNVTINAEHKGEEKSFTAEKILVSVGRQANVEGIGLENTDIKIEKGFVEVNDYFQTKESHIYAIGDVIGGLQLAHVASHEGITAVEHMANENPGPIDYSLISKCIYSNPEIASVGMTEQEAKEKGFELKVGKFSFRAIGKALVYGESDGFVKIIADKDTDDILGVHMIGPHVTDMISEAGLARVLDATPWEIGHTIHPHPSLSEAIGEAALAVDGKAIHS; via the coding sequence TTGGCACAAGAATATGATTTAGTCATTCTGGGCGGAGGAACAGGCGGTTATGTTGCCGCTATCCGCGCATCACAATTAGGTTTAAAGACAGCAATCGTTGAAAAAGGGAAGCTGGGAGGAACTTGCCTCCACAGAGGGTGCATTCCGAGTAAGGCTCTTTTAAGAAGCGCTGAGGTTTATGCAACGGCAAAGCACAGTGACAGCTTCGGTGTTAAGATCAACGGTGTAGAGCTTGATTTTGAAAAAGTTCAATCCCGTAAGGACGGAATCGTCGAACAGCTTCATAAAGGCGTTCAGCATTTAATGAAACAAGGGAAAATCGATGTATTTGAAGGAATCGGCCGTATTTTGGGCCCTTCTATTTTCTCTCCGATGCCTGGTACGATTTCAGTCGAGATGAATAACGGTGAAGAGAATGAAATGCTGATTCCGAAAAACGTCATTGTAGCAACAGGTTCACGTCCCCGCTCGCTGCCGGGTCTGGATATCGACGGAGACTATGTATTATCTTCAGATGAAGCGCTGTCACTTGAACAGCTGCCGAAGTCGATCATCATTGTCGGCGGCGGTGTGATCGGAATCGAGTGGGCTTCCATGTTATCCGACTTTGACGTTGAAGTGACAGTGGTAGAGTATGCTGACAAAATCGTACCGACGGAAGACCATGAAATTTCTAAAGAAATGCAGCGTTTGATGAAGAAAAAAGGCGTGAAAATCGTAACAGGTGCAAAGGTACTTCCGGAATCCCTGCAAAAAGGTGACGGAAATGTAACGATCAATGCTGAACATAAGGGCGAAGAGAAGTCATTCACTGCTGAAAAAATTCTTGTCTCTGTGGGCAGGCAGGCAAATGTAGAAGGAATAGGCCTGGAAAACACCGACATCAAAATAGAAAAAGGCTTTGTTGAAGTAAATGATTACTTCCAAACGAAAGAATCTCATATCTACGCTATCGGTGATGTCATCGGCGGTCTTCAATTGGCCCATGTTGCTTCTCATGAGGGTATTACAGCAGTCGAGCACATGGCAAATGAAAACCCTGGTCCCATTGATTACTCACTTATTTCTAAGTGTATATACAGCAACCCGGAAATTGCCAGCGTAGGCATGACCGAACAAGAGGCGAAGGAAAAAGGCTTTGAACTCAAGGTAGGAAAATTCAGTTTCAGGGCCATCGGGAAGGCACTGGTATACGGTGAATCTGATGGTTTCGTTAAGATCATTGCTGATAAGGATACTGACGACATCCTCGGCGTACACATGATCGGTCCTCATGTAACCGATATGATTTCTGAAGCAGGACTTGCACGTGTGCTGGATGCCACACCATGGGAAATCGGTCATACCATCCACCCGCACCCATCCCTGTCTGAAGCGATCGGGGAAGCTGCACTTGCAGTGGATGGAAAAGCGATCCATTCATAA
- the buk gene encoding butyrate kinase translates to MQETKHRILVINPGSTSTKIGVFDNDRSIFEKTIRHDTDQINEFPNIIDQYEFRKNTILQTLDEEGINISKLSAVCGRGGLLRPIEGGTYLVNDEMLKDLRDGFSGQHASNLGGILAFEIASGLNIPSYIVDPVVVDELQPLARISGFSLIERKSIFHALNQKAVARRVAKQLGKKYDELNLIITHMGGGITVGTHQNGKVIDVNNGLHGDGPFSPERAGTVPAGDLVDLCFSGDYYRDEIMKKLVGQGGLVGYLGTSDAVKVEKMIENGDEKAKKVYDAMAYQIAKEIGSASAVLNGKVDAIVLTGGLAYGKEFVKAIQERINWIADVIIHPGENELQALAEGALRVLKEEESYKVYPGTVKKEATV, encoded by the coding sequence GTGCAGGAAACGAAACATCGAATATTAGTCATAAATCCAGGATCGACATCAACGAAGATTGGTGTTTTCGATAATGATCGATCCATTTTTGAAAAAACGATCCGTCATGATACAGATCAAATAAACGAATTCCCGAATATCATCGATCAGTATGAATTCCGTAAAAATACGATTCTGCAAACGCTGGATGAAGAAGGCATCAACATCAGCAAATTAAGTGCGGTCTGCGGCCGCGGAGGGTTGTTACGACCGATTGAAGGCGGGACATATTTGGTTAACGATGAAATGCTTAAAGATCTCAGGGACGGTTTTTCAGGTCAACACGCTTCCAATCTAGGGGGCATATTGGCTTTTGAAATTGCATCAGGACTGAATATCCCTTCTTATATCGTTGATCCTGTCGTAGTGGACGAGCTTCAGCCGTTGGCAAGGATATCCGGTTTCTCTTTGATTGAAAGAAAAAGTATCTTCCATGCGTTAAACCAAAAAGCTGTAGCAAGAAGAGTCGCAAAGCAATTAGGAAAAAAATACGACGAACTTAACTTAATCATCACTCATATGGGCGGTGGTATCACTGTCGGAACTCATCAAAATGGAAAAGTGATCGATGTAAACAATGGTTTGCATGGAGACGGTCCATTCAGTCCTGAAAGAGCGGGTACGGTACCTGCAGGAGATCTGGTCGATCTATGTTTCTCAGGAGATTATTATCGGGACGAGATCATGAAAAAGCTGGTCGGTCAAGGTGGACTGGTTGGGTATCTCGGCACTAGTGATGCTGTAAAAGTAGAGAAAATGATTGAAAACGGTGATGAAAAAGCGAAAAAAGTATACGATGCCATGGCTTATCAAATTGCTAAGGAAATCGGCTCTGCAAGTGCGGTACTGAATGGTAAGGTTGATGCGATCGTCTTAACAGGCGGACTCGCATATGGTAAAGAATTCGTCAAAGCGATTCAAGAACGCATCAATTGGATAGCGGATGTCATTATCCATCCAGGAGAGAATGAACTGCAGGCATTGGCTGAAGGGGCACTCAGAGTACTGAAAGAGGAAGAAAGCTATAAGGTTTATCCAGGAACGGTAAAAAAAGAAGCGACAGTATAA
- a CDS encoding alpha-ketoacid dehydrogenase subunit beta, with protein sequence MPVISYIDAVTMAIREEMERDEKVFVLGEDVGKKGGVFKATHGLYDQFGEERVIDTPLAESAIAGVGIGAAMYGMRPIAEMQFADFIMPAVNQIISEAARIRYRSNNDWSCPMVIRAPYGGGVHGALYHSQSVEAVFANQPGLKIVMPSTPYDVKGLLKAAIRDEDPVLFFEHKRAYRLIKGEVPEDDYTLPIGKADVKREGEDITVITYGLSVHFALQAAEKLAQDGIEAHILDLRTIYPLDKEAIIEAASKTGKVLLVTEDNKEGSIMGEVSAIIAEHCLFELDAPIKRLAGPDVPAMPYAPTMEKYFMINPDKVEKAMRELAEF encoded by the coding sequence ATGCCAGTAATTTCATACATTGATGCAGTAACAATGGCAATTAGAGAAGAAATGGAACGAGATGAAAAAGTATTCGTTCTTGGTGAGGATGTCGGAAAAAAAGGCGGAGTATTCAAAGCGACTCACGGATTATATGACCAATTCGGGGAAGAGCGTGTCATCGATACCCCCCTGGCTGAATCAGCAATCGCAGGTGTCGGGATCGGTGCTGCAATGTACGGCATGAGACCGATCGCTGAAATGCAGTTTGCAGATTTCATCATGCCTGCCGTGAACCAGATCATTTCTGAAGCGGCACGTATTCGTTACCGTTCAAATAACGACTGGAGCTGCCCGATGGTCATCCGTGCTCCTTACGGGGGCGGTGTTCACGGGGCCCTCTATCACTCTCAATCGGTAGAAGCTGTATTTGCCAATCAGCCAGGATTGAAAATCGTGATGCCATCTACTCCTTACGACGTTAAAGGTTTGCTGAAAGCGGCTATCCGTGATGAAGATCCGGTACTATTCTTTGAGCATAAACGTGCATACCGCTTAATCAAAGGTGAAGTACCTGAAGATGATTACACCCTGCCAATCGGGAAAGCGGACGTGAAACGGGAAGGTGAAGATATTACTGTCATCACATACGGATTATCCGTCCACTTCGCTCTCCAAGCAGCAGAAAAGCTCGCCCAGGATGGAATCGAAGCCCATATTCTTGATTTAAGAACGATTTATCCATTAGATAAGGAAGCCATCATCGAAGCAGCTTCTAAAACGGGCAAAGTACTGCTGGTTACTGAAGATAATAAAGAAGGAAGCATCATGGGTGAGGTTTCGGCAATCATTGCAGAACATTGCTTATTCGAACTTGATGCTCCAATCAAGCGTCTTGCCGGACCTGATGTTCCTGCAATGCCTTATGCACCTACAATGGAAAAATACTTTATGATCAACCCGGACAAAGTAGAAAAAGCTATGCGTGAGCTGGCAGAATTTTAA
- a CDS encoding thiamine pyrophosphate-dependent dehydrogenase E1 component subunit alpha, with amino-acid sequence MAENRHEELGLSNEKVLEMYETMLLARKIDERMWLLNRSGKIPFVISCQGQEAAQIGAAFALDKEKDYVLPYYRDMGVVLTFGMTAQELMLSGFAKAEDPNSGGRQMPGHFGQKKNNIVTGSSPVTTQVPHAVGIALAGKMEKKDLVTFVTFGEGSSNQGDFHEGANFAGVHKLPVIFMCENNKYAISVPIEKQLACENVSDRAIGYGMPGYTVDGNDPLEVYKAVKEAADRGRRGEGPTLIETVSYRLTPHSSDDDDRSYRSPDEVAKAKTNDPIITFGAYLKETGVMDDELEKEINDRVMKQVNEATDYAENAPYAEPESAMKYVYAEEK; translated from the coding sequence ATGGCAGAGAATCGTCATGAAGAATTAGGTCTCTCTAATGAAAAAGTATTAGAAATGTATGAAACGATGCTACTTGCTAGAAAAATTGATGAGCGTATGTGGTTATTGAACCGCTCTGGTAAAATCCCATTCGTCATCTCATGTCAGGGTCAGGAAGCTGCACAAATCGGGGCAGCCTTCGCACTGGATAAAGAAAAGGACTATGTCCTTCCATACTACCGTGATATGGGTGTTGTGCTGACATTCGGCATGACGGCTCAGGAATTGATGCTTTCTGGATTTGCCAAAGCTGAAGATCCAAACTCAGGCGGACGCCAGATGCCTGGTCACTTCGGTCAAAAGAAAAATAACATCGTAACCGGGTCTTCACCTGTTACAACTCAGGTCCCGCACGCAGTAGGAATTGCACTTGCAGGGAAAATGGAAAAGAAAGACCTTGTCACTTTCGTAACGTTCGGTGAAGGTTCTTCAAACCAGGGTGACTTCCATGAAGGTGCTAACTTCGCAGGGGTACATAAGCTTCCGGTTATCTTTATGTGTGAAAACAATAAATACGCAATCTCTGTTCCAATTGAGAAGCAATTGGCATGTGAAAATGTATCAGATCGTGCTATCGGGTACGGAATGCCTGGATACACGGTTGATGGAAATGATCCTCTGGAAGTATACAAGGCTGTTAAAGAAGCAGCAGACCGCGGCCGCCGCGGGGAAGGTCCTACTCTGATCGAAACGGTTTCATACCGCTTGACTCCTCACTCTTCAGACGATGATGATCGAAGCTATCGTTCTCCGGATGAAGTGGCAAAAGCGAAAACGAACGACCCGATCATTACATTTGGTGCTTACTTGAAAGAAACCGGCGTGATGGATGATGAGCTTGAAAAAGAAATCAACGATCGTGTTATGAAGCAAGTGAACGAAGCAACAGACTATGCAGAAAACGCTCCATATGCTGAGCCTGAATCAGCAATGAAGTATGTGTACGCAGAAGAGAAGTAA